Proteins from one Embleya scabrispora genomic window:
- a CDS encoding immune inhibitor A domain-containing protein, protein MLRHLLAASALLFTGVVTAPVALADDDSPARWNPSVADFYVNYVAPRDPLPPESRKWAVAAERRAREYDRKFAAGNPVAARRLARAEAVAARTGVSPRAQEGAPHREARLLTVLVEFDDHADDDFSGFRRPMSVADPTCVTEPPGTVKNGPRHNLLPDPAVGGADNNTLWVADFGKDHYDRMLYSDQGITERVRPDLTGPDGRPGIDLTGLTMRSMYREMSHGSYSIGGEATDWVTVPHSEAWYAAGHCGAIRQDNGGSPQNPRGVRQFVTDAVDALAAARPDFPWADYDREDPGDADHDGNTQEPDGVVDHLVLVHAGKDKSAGGGAEGTYAIWAHASTVLFGHQVPGSNIKIANYIVQPEDSGVGVFAHEFGHDLGLPDLYDNFSGGDTDVDFWDLMSSGSHAGPLFQTMPAHMGAWSKYVLGWIDPPVVPVGGAPSTVLLGAAAAPSPGTRDAVRVNLPDERVRIGTPHSGTHMWYSERDQEWSDARLVRDLTIPAGGPATFSMWNDYTIEQDWDFGFVEASADNGATWTQLAVRDDAGNPVSTPPDYPDPNHNLAELRKANGLTGTTDGWRHDNVDLTPYAGRTIAVRLTYNTDAAFMEKGWFADDFTLTGGADGGTVWSDDAERGDNGWTATRGSTTVTRGAGWGQTSGEVEREQYYLLEWRAPVGFDRGLSHAYTAGHSDERGVRVRRLGYNVPGMLVWLRDAEYQNNGVNFNLGAPPSYGAKGQTLLVDAHPDPRRWTGEAAEHYPAKSNPRKNLDSRAQSADAAFGFAPTPAFVACHSNGAWCQDFAAREPVRAFSDARGWAPGVEYVDGAPVDRFTDGSTVVPARGPYSTRVVLPDGSPDPGHYGVPYKGSVLGSGDPGATLAYGASAALVSPAGRDPNRGAAVRVTPARP, encoded by the coding sequence GTGTTGCGTCATCTGCTGGCCGCGTCCGCGTTGTTGTTCACCGGTGTTGTCACGGCCCCCGTGGCACTCGCCGACGATGACTCGCCCGCGCGGTGGAATCCGTCCGTTGCCGACTTCTATGTGAACTACGTCGCGCCGAGAGATCCGTTGCCGCCGGAAAGTCGGAAGTGGGCGGTCGCCGCGGAGCGGCGGGCGCGGGAGTACGACCGCAAGTTCGCCGCCGGCAACCCCGTCGCCGCGCGCCGGCTCGCGCGGGCCGAGGCGGTCGCCGCTCGGACCGGGGTCAGTCCTCGGGCCCAGGAGGGGGCACCGCACCGCGAGGCGCGGCTCCTGACCGTTCTCGTCGAGTTCGACGATCACGCCGACGACGACTTCTCCGGGTTCCGCCGGCCCATGAGCGTGGCCGATCCGACCTGTGTGACCGAGCCGCCCGGCACCGTCAAGAACGGTCCCCGGCACAATCTGCTGCCGGATCCGGCGGTCGGCGGCGCGGACAACAACACGCTGTGGGTCGCGGACTTCGGCAAGGACCACTACGACCGGATGCTCTACTCCGATCAGGGCATCACCGAGCGCGTCCGTCCCGACCTGACCGGCCCCGACGGCAGACCGGGCATCGACCTCACCGGCCTGACCATGCGCTCGATGTACCGGGAGATGTCGCACGGCTCCTACTCGATCGGCGGCGAGGCGACCGACTGGGTGACCGTCCCGCACTCCGAGGCCTGGTACGCCGCCGGCCACTGCGGCGCGATTCGCCAGGACAACGGCGGCAGCCCGCAGAACCCGCGCGGGGTACGGCAGTTCGTCACCGACGCGGTGGACGCACTGGCCGCCGCCCGGCCCGACTTCCCGTGGGCGGACTACGACAGGGAAGACCCGGGCGACGCCGACCACGACGGCAACACCCAGGAGCCGGACGGCGTGGTGGACCACCTGGTCCTGGTCCACGCCGGCAAGGACAAGTCCGCCGGCGGCGGCGCCGAGGGCACCTACGCCATCTGGGCACACGCCTCCACCGTGCTCTTCGGACACCAGGTCCCCGGCAGCAACATCAAGATCGCGAACTACATCGTCCAGCCCGAGGACTCCGGAGTGGGCGTCTTCGCCCACGAATTCGGCCACGACCTCGGACTCCCCGACCTGTACGACAACTTCAGCGGCGGGGACACCGACGTCGACTTCTGGGACCTGATGTCCTCCGGATCGCATGCCGGCCCGCTGTTCCAGACCATGCCCGCGCACATGGGCGCGTGGTCGAAGTACGTGCTGGGCTGGATCGATCCCCCGGTCGTCCCGGTCGGCGGCGCACCCTCCACCGTGCTGCTCGGCGCCGCCGCCGCCCCGTCGCCCGGCACCCGCGACGCGGTCCGGGTGAACCTGCCCGACGAACGTGTCCGGATCGGCACCCCGCACAGCGGCACGCACATGTGGTACTCGGAGCGGGACCAGGAATGGTCCGACGCGCGCCTGGTCCGCGACCTCACGATCCCCGCCGGCGGCCCCGCGACCTTCTCCATGTGGAACGACTACACCATCGAACAGGACTGGGACTTCGGCTTCGTCGAGGCCTCCGCCGACAACGGCGCCACCTGGACCCAGCTCGCGGTCAGGGACGATGCCGGCAACCCGGTGAGCACCCCGCCCGACTATCCCGACCCGAACCACAACCTCGCCGAGCTGCGCAAGGCCAACGGCCTGACCGGCACCACCGACGGCTGGCGGCACGACAACGTCGACCTGACCCCGTACGCGGGCCGCACGATCGCCGTGCGCCTGACCTACAACACCGACGCCGCCTTCATGGAGAAGGGCTGGTTCGCCGACGACTTCACGCTCACCGGCGGCGCCGACGGCGGCACGGTGTGGTCCGACGACGCGGAGCGGGGCGACAACGGCTGGACCGCGACCAGGGGCAGTACCACGGTCACCCGCGGGGCGGGCTGGGGGCAGACCTCCGGCGAGGTCGAGCGCGAGCAGTACTACCTCCTGGAGTGGCGCGCGCCCGTCGGCTTCGACCGCGGCCTGAGCCACGCCTACACCGCCGGGCACAGCGACGAACGGGGCGTACGGGTCCGCCGGTTGGGCTACAACGTGCCCGGCATGCTGGTCTGGCTGCGCGACGCCGAATACCAGAACAACGGTGTGAACTTCAATCTCGGCGCGCCGCCCAGCTACGGCGCCAAGGGCCAGACGCTGCTCGTGGACGCCCATCCCGACCCGCGCCGCTGGACGGGCGAGGCGGCCGAGCACTACCCGGCGAAGAGCAACCCGCGGAAGAACCTGGACAGCCGCGCCCAGTCCGCCGACGCCGCGTTCGGCTTCGCCCCCACCCCGGCGTTCGTCGCGTGCCACTCCAACGGCGCGTGGTGCCAGGACTTCGCCGCCCGCGAACCGGTCCGCGCGTTCTCCGACGCGCGCGGCTGGGCGCCGGGCGTGGAGTACGTCGACGGCGCGCCCGTGGACCGCTTCACCGACGGGTCGACCGTGGTGCCCGCGCGCGGGCCGTACAGCACCCGCGTGGTC